In the Gossypium arboreum isolate Shixiya-1 chromosome 10, ASM2569848v2, whole genome shotgun sequence genome, one interval contains:
- the LOC108489243 gene encoding prolyl 4-hydroxylase 1, producing MAPPMKIVFGLLTFVTVGMIIGALFQLAFIRGLEDSYGDDFPTTKLHRRQSDGYLKLPRGMSHWHGDKEAEILRLGFVKPEIISWSPRIIVLHNFLSNEECDYLRAIARPRLQVSTVVDVKTGKGIKSNVRTSSGMFLSPTEKKYPMIQAIEKRISVFSQIPAENGELIQVLRYEKDQFYKPHHDYFSDTFNLKRGGQRIATMLMYLSDDVEGGETYFPMAGTGDCSCGGKTVKGMSVKPIKGDAVLFWSMGLDGQSDPNSIHGGCEVLSGEKWSATKWMRQKPTF from the exons ATGGCCCCTCCTATGAAAATTGTTTTCGGATTGTTAACATTTGTCACTGTTGGAATGATAATCG GGGCTTTGTTTCAGCTAGCATTCATACGCGGGTTAGAAGATTCATACG GTGATGACTTTCCAACTACAAAATTACATAGACGTCAGAGTGATGGATATCTTAAGTTGCCAAGAG GTATGAGTCACTGGCACGGTGACAAAGAAGCAGAAATTTTGCGTCTTGGATTT GTCAAACCTGAAATAATAAGCTGGTCACCTCGAATAATTGTACTTCATAATTTcctcagcaatgag GAATGTGACTACCTTAGAGCCATTGCCCGCCCTCGACTTCAAGTTTCCACTGTGGTAGATGTAAAAACTGGGAAG GGAATTAAGAGTAATGTCAGGACAAGCTCTGGTATGTTCTTGAGTCCAACAGAGAAAAAGTATCCAATGATACAG GCAATTGAAAAGCGGATTTCTGTATTTTCTCAAATACCAGCTGAAAATGGAGAGCTTATCCAAGTTTTAAG GTATGAAAAGGATCAGTTTTACAAGCCCCATCATGATTATTTTTCTGATACT tTTAACTTGAAGCGCGGTGGTCAAAGAATAGCAACTATGCTTATGTATCTAAGTGATGATGTTGAAGGGGGAGAAACATATTTCCCCATG GCTGGTACGGGCGATTGTAGCTGTGGTGGGAAGACTGTGAAGGGGATGTCTGTAAAACCGATCAAAGGAGATGCAGTGCTCTTCTGGAGCATG GGACTAGATGGACAGTCAGATCCAAATAGCATACATGGAGGATGTGAAGTTTTATCAGGAGAAAAATGGTCTGCAACAAAATGGATGAGGCAAAAACCTACTTTCTga